From Planococcus halocryophilus, the proteins below share one genomic window:
- a CDS encoding Lrp/AsnC family transcriptional regulator produces MKLDDIDRKILALLTGNGRMSYVDIGKELNLSRVAIRERVHQLTEAGVIESFTVVINSEKVGKKVSGFFEVDCEPASLVKVAQALADNPSVASCYQMTGPSTLHMHVLVDDFIDLEKFINEEMYALEGITRVESHILLRRFKSRTGMKL; encoded by the coding sequence ATGAAACTAGATGACATTGATCGAAAAATATTAGCATTATTAACGGGGAATGGTCGCATGTCGTATGTGGATATTGGCAAGGAGCTTAACTTGTCGCGAGTGGCCATTCGAGAAAGAGTGCATCAACTCACTGAAGCAGGAGTTATTGAAAGTTTTACAGTAGTCATTAACAGTGAAAAAGTAGGGAAAAAAGTATCTGGCTTTTTTGAAGTAGATTGCGAGCCCGCTTCACTGGTAAAAGTAGCTCAAGCTTTAGCTGATAACCCAAGCGTCGCCAGCTGCTACCAAATGACCGGACCATCGACACTTCATATGCATGTACTGGTTGATGATTTTATTGATCTTGAAAAATTTATTAACGAAGAAATGTATGCGCTAGAAGGCATTACAAGAGTAGAGAGTCATATTCTACTTCGTCGTTTCAAGAGCCGTACAGGGATGAAATTATAA
- a CDS encoding GNAT family N-acetyltransferase, with protein MITVLNHQDKQMAEKIQQIQQAAYRVEAELMGFFGIPQLHETIREIQNSTELFIGYSEEQLQGVLSYKVEEGMIDIHRLVVDPAHFRKGIGKKLLSEVLKKYRAYDFKVSTGSANQPAITLYKLFGFQETGVIEVAPGIYCTQLYLNN; from the coding sequence ATGATTACTGTATTAAATCATCAAGATAAACAAATGGCTGAAAAGATTCAGCAAATTCAACAAGCTGCTTACCGTGTAGAAGCAGAGCTTATGGGTTTTTTTGGAATTCCGCAGCTTCATGAAACGATTCGCGAAATCCAAAACAGCACGGAGTTGTTTATTGGGTATAGCGAAGAGCAATTACAAGGGGTTCTATCGTATAAAGTAGAAGAAGGAATGATCGATATCCACCGACTAGTAGTCGACCCCGCTCATTTTCGGAAAGGAATAGGTAAGAAATTATTAAGTGAAGTGCTGAAAAAATATCGTGCGTATGACTTTAAAGTCAGTACTGGCTCAGCTAATCAGCCAGCGATTACTCTGTACAAGCTGTTCGGTTTTCAAGAGACGGGTGTGATTGAAGTAGCTCCCGGAATATACTGTACACAACTTTATTTGAATAACTAA
- a CDS encoding patatin-like phospholipase family protein yields the protein MKSGLVLEGGGMRGVYTGGVLEKLLEESVFVDYVIGVSAGACHASSYISRQNGRNREVTIGYVNHPEYLSVKNLLTKRELFGMDLIFDKIPNSLVPFDYDRFHNATEEFVVGVTDCLTGEALYFEKQRRPEDVLTIVRASSSLPLMAQPVEFEGRFLMDGSIADPLPIRKALSDGVTKPIIILTREKGYRKKRSRFAGIMPAFVRQYPAIAKTMENRHLYYNETMEFIEQMEREGLAMVIRPKDLYKIKGLERNPVKLETLYNQGYQDATDRFDEIFRFLQN from the coding sequence ATGAAAAGTGGACTCGTGCTAGAAGGCGGTGGCATGCGAGGTGTCTATACCGGCGGTGTTCTCGAAAAACTATTGGAAGAAAGTGTTTTTGTGGACTACGTGATTGGTGTCTCAGCAGGAGCCTGTCATGCCTCTTCTTACATTTCTAGACAAAATGGCCGGAATCGAGAAGTTACCATTGGTTATGTCAATCATCCAGAATACCTTTCGGTTAAAAATTTGCTAACAAAGCGTGAACTTTTTGGTATGGACTTAATCTTTGATAAAATCCCAAACAGCTTAGTGCCCTTTGATTATGATCGCTTTCATAACGCTACAGAAGAGTTTGTTGTAGGAGTAACAGATTGTTTAACAGGTGAAGCACTTTATTTTGAAAAACAAAGACGTCCAGAAGATGTGCTAACGATTGTTAGAGCTTCAAGTTCCTTGCCATTAATGGCACAACCAGTAGAATTCGAAGGGAGATTTTTAATGGATGGCAGTATTGCCGATCCGCTGCCTATTCGAAAAGCATTATCAGATGGAGTAACCAAACCTATTATTATTTTGACGAGAGAAAAAGGCTATCGTAAAAAAAGGAGTCGATTTGCTGGAATTATGCCAGCATTTGTTCGACAATATCCGGCTATCGCAAAGACTATGGAGAATCGGCATTTGTATTATAATGAAACAATGGAGTTTATCGAGCAAATGGAACGAGAAGGCTTAGCGATGGTCATTCGGCCAAAAGATTTATACAAGATTAAAGGGCTAGAGCGAAACCCAGTGAAATTAGAAACTCTTTACAACCAAGGCTATCAAGATGCTACAGATCGATTTGATGAGATATTTCGTTTTCTTCAGAACTAA
- a CDS encoding SOS response-associated peptidase has product MCGRYSLFTDYTVLIERFNIEEATLSKDEYAVSYNIAPSQQVVAIVNDGDKNRLGQLRWGLIPPWAKDTKIGYKMINARSETVAEKPSFRKAFKKKRCLVVADSFYEWQHKDGEKIPMRIKLKTGEPFAFAALWESWKAPDGQIVNSCSILTTAPNKLMESIHDRMPVILSKADEKTWLDPRVEDVETLKALLKPYQAKDMEAYRVSQEVNSPKNNKVELIEKLVEMKELSI; this is encoded by the coding sequence GTGTGTGGAAGGTACTCATTGTTTACAGATTACACAGTGTTAATCGAGCGTTTTAATATTGAAGAAGCAACACTAAGTAAAGATGAATATGCCGTAAGTTATAATATTGCCCCTTCTCAACAAGTAGTTGCGATTGTAAATGATGGCGATAAAAACCGGTTAGGTCAACTACGGTGGGGATTAATCCCTCCGTGGGCAAAAGATACGAAAATTGGTTACAAAATGATCAATGCCCGCTCGGAAACAGTAGCGGAAAAGCCTAGTTTTCGGAAAGCTTTTAAAAAGAAGCGCTGTTTAGTGGTGGCCGATTCTTTTTACGAATGGCAGCATAAAGACGGCGAAAAAATCCCGATGCGCATTAAGTTAAAGACTGGAGAGCCTTTCGCTTTTGCGGCACTCTGGGAATCATGGAAAGCCCCAGATGGCCAAATAGTAAATAGCTGCTCTATTTTGACGACAGCTCCCAATAAATTGATGGAATCAATTCATGATAGGATGCCGGTTATATTATCGAAAGCAGATGAAAAAACTTGGTTGGATCCGCGCGTAGAAGATGTTGAAACATTGAAAGCATTACTAAAACCTTATCAAGCTAAAGATATGGAGGCATATCGTGTTTCTCAAGAAGTAAATTCTCCAAAAAACAACAAGGTAGAATTGATAGAAAAGTTGGTTGAAATGAAGGAGTTGAGTATCTAA